In the genome of Osmerus mordax isolate fOsmMor3 chromosome 10, fOsmMor3.pri, whole genome shotgun sequence, the window TAGCTCGCTTGTTGGCTAACGAGCTAACTGGCCGACTCGTCTGTATCTGCCTCTTTTAGTCCAAtcagttagctagttagctcaaAAGAGACTGACTGGTCTGCCGAATTCTCGTCTTCAAAAAGATCCCCCTGTCCTCAATGATGTTTTGAGGTTGACGTTATAAGATACGATTTTATTCTTGAATTTGCCAGCCAAGATTTTTCTTCCCGAATCATAGAAGATATTCCAAGCAAGAACCTTCCACCTGTGTCAGTCAGGAAGAGAGGAATAACAACGTTTGCTGGTCCAAAAAAATCGTCGAGTCCAGATGCCAAATAGTCTCAGACATACTACAGCATTAACAACAACATATGCTGGCACTTAAATACTCAAACAGCGATACAAAAATGTTCAAAAGTCCATTTAAATACACCGAGGTTACACCGAGGCCAAACGCACTCGCATCATCAGCATCAGCAACGATGTCCCtgtcctccgctcctcctcagCCGCATACACTGTTGACGTTTCACGCACGCGTAGAGAATGAACCGCAGTCTCCTAAACGGGGGTGTAAAATGCCAAATAAACATCCCACTTATTGAACAGTTTACTGTACCAATGGTCAGAAATAAATTGCATTCGTGAATGCATGATGCAACGCCAAATGTGATGTCCATGCTGTGTATCTGAAGTGGTGTATTTATAATCAGATTTTGCGTAGAGGTaatatgataaaaaaaaacaaaggccATAAACGATTATAGTTACAGCTGTTTATTAAAAATTCCAACCACATTATTCACACTAAATTGTAATTATGTGCCAACTGCATTATAAAATTGTGCCGCATGATACATCAGCGCCCTCATCCGGCCGTTTCAATAGATGCATTATTTGAAGGGGAATAAACGTTCTCAAATCTGATCAGTCGCTCACGGTCGGTATTTATCCTATCCTACTATATCTTTCAAGTAGGTCACATAGTCTACAGATGTTGTTCTGAGCTCTCCGCTGGAGCTAGGTAAATACAGACTAATTAAAATAACTTACATGCACACATCTGCCTTCAGAGACCCATCAGACAGTCTAGTTTTTGTCATTCCACAAATACGAACAGGAAGCGTCAGGACAGTGACAATGCTTGATGTAAATGTTGGTGCTTTACATTGATATTCAATATATTACCAACAAGTCTTAATTATTTATTGAAGTTAATGATTTGTCAAGTTGAGTTATTCATCCTCAGACTTCAAATATGATTTGGTCCTTCTTTTTCTACGTTTTCTTGACTAAGTCAGTGTTTGTCTTTCATTATCATTAGCATCAAGAGCTTTGGGGGTCACAGAAAACAGCTTAGGGATCTTCGGGTAACTCTAAACAAAATGGCACATCAAGGACAAAGGCAGTTGGAGTTTTTTCCATCTTCACCATTCACTTATTCCTTTTCATTTCTGATGACCAGTAacctgaaaacaaacaaagaattATCACGTTCATCAGTCAGCATTGTTTAACAACCCTCCTCTCTATTGTGTCCCGAAGCCCTCACttcagaaggagagaaaaatagaacGCAAGCCAGCCAAATATAACTGAGACCACAAAAAAAGCAAACTATGCCACTGCTCCAGAAAAAGTAGCTTTTTATATTAAACATGTATGCCCCACTAATTAGATAGTGGAGTTGCTGAACTATCTCCACACCACACCACGGTCCCAGgaccacacatcccccccccccatgtctcctcctccctacagcccccccccccccccccttgtctcctcctccctacagccccccccttgtctcctcctccctacagccccccccatgtctcctcctccctacagccccccccccttgtctcctcctccctacagcccccccccctagtctcctcctccctacagccccccccccttgtctccTCCTCACTACAGCCCACCcccatgtctcctcctccctacagccccccccatgtctcctcctccctacagccccccccccatgtctcctcctccctcgagcTCCGTCTCCTCTCCCGTCCTACACACCTGGGTGACGGAGGAGAGGGGCCGTGTCAGAGTTTAGCAGAGTTAGAGGAGGCTATACCCAGCAGCATGGACACGTCATTGGCAGAGGTCAACCAGCTACCACCGTCCGCCACCAAGATGGCGCCCGTCACGTAGGAGGAGGCACGGCTGGCCAGGAACAGCACGCTGTGGGCCATCTCCGTTTTGTTCCCAGCCCGCTGCAGAGGGATGGACTGGAAGGCTCCGGAAGTCTCCCCTCTGGGACCACCTAgggacaggagacagagggatgagaaCATGGGTGCTGAGAACTATTTTGGTCCCCATGAAGGGATCGCgattcccccccacccaccaccacacacagaaatatatttttgaaGTTTTGAAGCACCTCACCTAGCCTACGAAAGCCCTCAGTCCCAGAGATCGGGCCAGGAGCCAGGGTGTTGACCCGGACCCCACTGGGCCCCCACTCCACAGCCAGATGCTTGGTCATGGCATCTGGGGGTCAGGTGGTAGATAGGAGAAGTCAAAGTTAAAGAATGAGTTGCAAAAAAAATTCTTCTGAATAAGAAATTATTCATTGTGAAGAACTTTTCGTACCGTTGGCGGCCTTGGCAGACCCAGCATGCACCTGGAGTCCTTGTCCTCTGTAGCCAAGGGTTGCAGAGATGTTCACTATAGAACCTCCATGAtcctaaacacaaacaaatcacAAACAGTCTTGCATCTTTATATTAACCTATGCTTTACCCTTACTACATTATTTACCAGTTATATTGTATTTACACAAAGACCTTTAGTGCAATTGTTTCTTTCCAGATTGTTGGAGGCTGGTAGAGGTCAGTACCTTCAACCACTTCTCATAGACCACCTTGCTGGTGTTGAAAGTGCCCATGGTGTCTATCTCCAAAACCGTTTTAAAGGCATTGAAGGACAAGGACGTTGCTGGACAAAGGAAGTTTCCAGCAGCatctgaaaaacaaaacaaatcaggTGTCTTGAATTCAGGTGACAGTACCTGGTAAATATGTACATTTGTACCTAATTTCACATTTAAACACGTGTTGCATTGAGATGATGGAATATGTAAGATAAAATGTGAATTAAAAGGGACCTAATAAATACATCAAGTAAAATCCAACAGTAAAGAGATACTCTTCGATCTTATTGTGCAAGAAGAATCTGTATCTTCGCATTATCACAACATGACataagagctggaggagattaTTTGATGGTCTCTGAAGATAAACAGAGATGTAACTTGTGAAAAGTTAATCATTCAACCAGAGAACTACTACCACGGACTGTTAATGAGGATGTCGATGCGTCCCAGCTCCTTCAGCGTGTCGTCCACGGCAACTCCGATCGTCTCAGGCTGACGCACGTCAATGCACAGGGGGAGGCAACGACGACCAGTGGCTGCGGTCAGCTTATTAGCAGcctggacaaaaaaaaaatttgcatCATCATTTGTACTTTTAGTAAGAACTTTTTAATCTCCGTTAACTGTAACTGTCAATCAAATAAATATGTATTAGGCTACAAAATTATCGTCATCATTTGTACTTTTAATAAGAACATTTGAATCTCCGttaactgtaaatgtaaatctaaagaATATATAAACATGTATAAGGCTACCTCTCTTAACTTATCCTGGTTTCTGCTGGCAATAACGGTGTCGCATCCGTGTCTGTAAGAGCAGGCGTTATGAGTGTTCAGGTGAAACATTGAATGTGCAGGCATAGAGACAACGTAAGGCCAAGAAGACGAGAGGTAAGACACCTTTAGTGTTCAAATATACAAGATGGATGGGAAATATCTAAAAGGTGAAAGGCAAAGGACTAGTAAGTATGTACGgtgcataaaaaaaataaactaatctagcataataaatacatttaaaaataataataaaatctccacaatgatactggtagtcactccggcccatgtaattttctgttacagaacGACCCAGCCccacattaacccttgtgctgccttcgggtcacatgacccaaaggttcataacaaaccatcttTGTGTAAATAGTATGTGTAAATGttcagtagtatgaatgtgtgtaaacATTTCACGTGTGAATGCATTTCCTCATAAGTAAGTGATAAGCTTTGAACAGGGTTAGAGttgtgaagacagagagaccaagGTTCTGATAATACCTGGGGTTAAAGTACAGTTAACTTCATGATGAGGCACGAGGAGTATGGCCTGTGCAGGTACCTCATTAAAATTTCAGCTATGCGGAGTCCAATTCCAGACCCTCCACCCGTGATGAAAGCCACTTGGTCTCTGAATGGAAAAATACGAATAAACTTTGCATAATTCTCGTCCTGTCACCTCTGCTTCTTATGTAAGGTTCTGTAACGAGCAGTACCATAAAGTTTCATTTCAATCTTTCATTAGGCATATAAAACAACATCCTCTGCTAAGATACACTGCTGTGGTTTTTAGCCACAGCCACTTACTTGAGTAGATCAGgactgtagatgtgtgtgtatgaagtcaTGCAGTCATCTGTGTCGACATCCTCGGGCAAGTCCCCCACTCTTTGCGGTTGTGCCATACCTACTGACAGGCAAAACCAAATTAAacaaattaaaacacattcatgagCATGAAACGCATTGCAAGTTGTTGTATGTGACCCCCCTACGTACGCCGACATACAGTCATGAAACAGAAAGTATAGGCAAAAAGTTATCAAACTAAGCTATTGGACTACGTTGCTGTTTCTTTGCctcaaaaaacaaacactaCCAAGGCATACAGTTAAAACAAAGTCGTTGCACTACAAACTCACCAAGACTGTGCTACCTTTTGTGCTACCTTTATCCAAAACGCCTGGCAAAACACGACTGAAGACTTCACAAAAGCAGAAAAATGCCAAGCAAATATGCCCCCTGAACATCAAAATACATTACACTTTGGACCATTTTGTAattggtgcattgtgggaaatgTAGTCAGCGAAGTTGTATGTTCAAGAGCACAAATCGACCCCGTTTTTAACAGGTTCAGGATCAGAATTAGAACATGGTAAAGAGAGTTATATGTTTTCAATATACTAAAGCAGTCATGCTTAAAAAAGGACAGAGATCTGTATCTTGATTCAACCGGCTCACGGCTGGTTAAAATGTTTATGCTACTTCAAGGCCAGAAAGGATGTGCAAAACAAGATCATCACTGTTCTACAGAATACCTCAATCAAGTTAAAAAAGTAGTACATTTGTAGCTATAACTTTCACTCAAAGTTCTATATTAAACTGGTTTACAATCCGGAAGACTGAAAGATAACACTTATATCAAAATGTTACATCCAAAAACTGAAATACATTCTTAATGTTCCAGATTGTGCCAATGAGGTCATGAGTCTTGCAGAAATCGatccccttttcctcctccagtGACTGTTGTTTTACGATGGCTCCACGTATCCGTCTTCGTTTGCAAACCGACACCAGATTAGCTGCTAGCCTGGGTGCTGCTAGTTTCCAGGATCGATGCTGAGCACGGTGCATTACCACGGAGAAAGCCCTCGTCTCATGTG includes:
- the decr2 gene encoding peroxisomal 2,4-dienoyl-CoA reductase [(3E)-enoyl-CoA-producing] isoform X2, yielding MAQPQRVGDLPEDVDTDDCMTSYTHIYSPDLLKDQVAFITGGGSGIGLRIAEILMRHGCDTVIASRNQDKLREAANKLTAATGRRCLPLCIDVRQPETIGVAVDDTLKELGRIDILINNAAGNFLCPATSLSFNAFKTVLEIDTMGTFNTSKVVYEKWLKDHGGSIVNISATLGYRGQGLQVHAGSAKAANDAMTKHLAVEWGPSGVRVNTLAPGPISGTEGFRRLGGPRGETSGAFQSIPLQRAGNKTEMAHSVLFLASRASSYVTGAILVADGGSWLTSANDVSMLLGIASSNSAKL
- the decr2 gene encoding peroxisomal 2,4-dienoyl-CoA reductase [(3E)-enoyl-CoA-producing] isoform X1, which gives rise to MAQPQRVGDLPEDVDTDDCMTSYTHIYSPDLLKDQVAFITGGGSGIGLRIAEILMRHGCDTVIASRNQDKLREAANKLTAATGRRCLPLCIDVRQPETIGVAVDDTLKELGRIDILINNAAGNFLCPATSLSFNAFKTVLEIDTMGTFNTSKVVYEKWLKDHGGSIVNISATLGYRGQGLQVHAGSAKAANDAMTKHLAVEWGPSGVRVNTLAPGPISGTEGFRRLGGPRGETSGAFQSIPLQRAGNKTEMAHSVLFLASRASSYVTGAILVADGGSWLTSANDVSMLLGYWSSEMKRNK